One window of Microbacterium sp. Root61 genomic DNA carries:
- the alaS gene encoding alanine--tRNA ligase — protein MKTADIAARYLDFFQKREHTIVPSASLVTDDPALLFTVAGMVPFIPYLSGDVPAPYKRAADNQKCIRTNDIEEVGKTPRHGTFFQMLGNWSFGDYFKEGAIRYAWELLTTAEADGGLAFDPKDLWVTVYEDDDEAFDLWREIAGLPEERIQRLGKDTNYWSTGLPGPAGPCSEIFFDRGPAYGIDGGPATDDDRYVEIWNLVFMQYEITNVRSKYDFDIVGELPAKNIDTGMGLERIAFIKQGVDNMYETDQVRPVLDRAVELSGRRYGAVHEDDVRFRIVADHVRSSLMLLADGVTPSNEGRGYILRRLMRRAIRSMRLLGVDGPTFPELFPASRDAMKDAYPELATEYTRLSAYAYAEEETFLRTLASGSTILDQSVTQTKDAGGTTLSGSEAFLLHDTYGFPIDLTLEIAEEAGLSVDRAAFDTLMLEQRTRAKTDAKARKRALADTSVYREFRALGETTFTGYTDLETESSVLGLLVDGLSVDRAHQGQIVEVILAETALYAESGGQVADKGIIVGPGYELEVIDVQRPVAGLISHTVEVTAGEVGIGAPATTVVDAANRRSARQAHSATHLVHAALRDTLGKSAAQAGSLNRAGYLRFDFTWGQALSPETRTEIEEISNNAVRDNLEVTTRVMSLDDAKAAGAMALFGEKYGDTVRMVDIGGPWSRELCGGTHVSSSAEIGLINLVGESSVGASNRRVEALVGLDAFRDLAAERAIVSQLTSTLKTPREQLPARIAELAASLKAAEKKIAAFEARAMADRAPALAETATTVGPHRLVATSIGTAGSGDDVRTLALQVRDRLGSAPAVVALGADVGGRPVVIIATNEGARAAGAKAGALAKIAAGVLGGGGGGRDDVAQGGGADASALPAALTAVRSALEATGA, from the coding sequence ATGAAGACCGCTGATATCGCCGCCCGCTACCTGGACTTCTTCCAGAAGCGGGAGCACACCATCGTCCCCTCGGCCTCGCTGGTCACGGATGACCCGGCGCTCCTGTTCACGGTGGCCGGGATGGTGCCGTTCATCCCGTACCTGAGCGGCGATGTGCCGGCGCCCTACAAGCGTGCCGCGGACAATCAGAAGTGCATCCGCACCAACGACATCGAAGAGGTCGGCAAGACGCCGCGCCACGGCACGTTCTTCCAGATGCTGGGCAACTGGTCGTTCGGCGACTACTTCAAGGAAGGCGCCATCCGCTACGCGTGGGAGCTGCTGACCACTGCGGAGGCGGACGGCGGGCTCGCGTTCGACCCGAAGGACCTGTGGGTCACGGTCTACGAAGACGACGATGAGGCGTTCGACCTGTGGCGCGAGATCGCCGGGCTGCCCGAAGAGCGCATTCAGCGCCTCGGCAAGGACACCAACTACTGGAGCACCGGTCTTCCGGGCCCCGCAGGACCCTGTTCGGAGATCTTCTTCGACCGTGGTCCCGCGTACGGGATCGACGGCGGCCCTGCCACCGACGACGACCGCTACGTCGAGATCTGGAACCTCGTGTTCATGCAGTACGAGATCACGAACGTGCGGTCCAAATACGACTTCGACATCGTGGGCGAGCTGCCCGCGAAGAACATCGACACCGGCATGGGCCTGGAACGCATCGCGTTCATCAAGCAGGGCGTCGACAACATGTACGAGACCGACCAGGTGCGTCCGGTCCTGGACCGTGCCGTGGAGCTGAGCGGACGCCGCTACGGCGCCGTGCACGAGGACGACGTGCGGTTCCGCATCGTCGCCGACCACGTGCGCTCCTCGCTGATGCTGCTCGCGGACGGCGTCACGCCGTCCAACGAGGGCCGCGGGTACATCCTGCGCCGTCTGATGCGCCGCGCCATCCGCTCCATGCGCCTGCTGGGCGTGGACGGTCCGACGTTCCCCGAGCTGTTCCCCGCCTCGCGCGATGCGATGAAGGACGCCTACCCCGAGCTGGCGACCGAGTACACGCGGCTCTCGGCGTACGCGTACGCCGAGGAGGAGACCTTCCTGCGCACGCTCGCGTCGGGCTCCACGATCCTCGACCAGTCGGTGACGCAGACGAAGGATGCCGGGGGCACGACGCTCTCCGGATCTGAGGCGTTCCTCCTGCACGACACCTACGGCTTCCCGATCGATCTCACGCTCGAGATCGCCGAAGAGGCCGGCCTCTCGGTCGACCGTGCGGCGTTCGACACCCTGATGCTCGAGCAGCGCACGCGCGCCAAGACCGACGCGAAGGCCCGCAAGCGCGCCCTCGCCGACACCAGCGTGTACCGCGAGTTCCGCGCGCTGGGGGAGACGACCTTCACCGGCTACACCGACCTGGAGACCGAGTCATCCGTCCTCGGTCTGCTCGTCGACGGCCTGTCGGTCGACCGCGCGCACCAGGGCCAGATCGTCGAGGTCATCCTCGCCGAGACCGCGCTGTACGCCGAGTCCGGCGGTCAGGTCGCCGACAAGGGCATCATCGTCGGCCCAGGCTACGAGCTCGAGGTCATCGACGTGCAGCGCCCCGTCGCGGGGCTCATCAGCCACACGGTCGAGGTCACCGCCGGCGAAGTCGGCATCGGCGCGCCCGCCACGACGGTGGTGGATGCCGCCAACCGGCGCTCCGCCCGGCAGGCGCACTCCGCGACCCACCTCGTGCACGCCGCGCTGCGCGACACGCTGGGCAAGAGCGCCGCCCAGGCGGGCTCGCTCAACCGTGCCGGCTACCTGCGGTTCGACTTCACGTGGGGCCAGGCGCTCTCGCCCGAGACGCGGACCGAGATCGAGGAGATCTCCAACAACGCGGTCCGCGACAACCTCGAGGTCACCACGCGCGTGATGTCGCTCGACGATGCGAAGGCGGCCGGTGCCATGGCGCTGTTCGGCGAGAAGTACGGCGACACCGTACGGATGGTCGACATCGGCGGGCCGTGGTCGCGCGAGCTCTGCGGTGGCACGCACGTGTCCTCCAGCGCCGAGATCGGCCTGATCAACCTCGTCGGCGAATCCTCCGTCGGCGCGTCCAACCGCCGCGTCGAGGCGCTCGTCGGCCTGGACGCCTTCCGCGACCTTGCTGCCGAGCGCGCGATCGTCTCGCAGCTCACCTCGACTCTCAAGACACCGCGAGAGCAGCTTCCGGCCCGTATCGCCGAACTGGCAGCCAGCCTCAAGGCCGCCGAGAAGAAGATCGCCGCGTTCGAAGCCCGTGCGATGGCCGATCGCGCCCCCGCCCTGGCGGAGACCGCGACCACCGTCGGCCCGCACCGCCTGGTGGCGACATCGATCGGCACCGCCGGGTCGGGCGACGACGTACGCACTCTGGCGCTGCAGGTGCGTGACCGGCTCGGTTCGGCTCCGGCCGTGGTCGCGCTCGGCGCGGACGTGGGCGGACGCCCGGTCGTCATCATTGCGACCAACGAGGGTGCCCGCGCCGCGGGAGCCAAGGCCGGGGCCCTGGCGAAGATCGCCGCCGGTGTGCTCGGCGGCGGCGGCGGCGGGCGCGACGACGTCGCGCAGGGCGGCGGAGCGGATGCCTCGGCACTGCCCGCAGCGCTCACTGCGGTGCGCAGCGCCCTGGAGGCGACAGGCGCGTGA
- the ruvX gene encoding Holliday junction resolvase RuvX, whose amino-acid sequence MTGFRRGVRLGIDVGKARVGVARSDPDGLLATPVETVPRNDDSVARILVLAEEHTAVEILVGLPLSLSGGDSASTGDAREFAAALAAASALPVRLVDERLSTVSAHAALRESGRSQRSSRSIVDQVAAVVLLQQALDVEKNSGRPPGTPVPPAQEPA is encoded by the coding sequence GTGACCGGCTTCCGTCGCGGGGTCCGGCTCGGCATCGACGTGGGCAAGGCACGCGTCGGCGTCGCCCGGTCCGACCCGGACGGCCTGCTGGCGACGCCGGTGGAGACGGTGCCGCGCAACGACGACTCCGTGGCGCGCATCCTGGTGCTGGCCGAGGAGCACACGGCCGTGGAGATCCTCGTAGGACTGCCGCTCAGCCTGAGCGGCGGCGACTCGGCCTCGACCGGGGACGCACGGGAGTTCGCCGCGGCGCTGGCCGCGGCATCCGCTCTGCCCGTGAGGCTCGTCGACGAGCGTCTGAGCACGGTCTCCGCACACGCGGCATTGCGCGAATCGGGCAGATCCCAGCGTTCATCTCGTAGCATTGTGGATCAAGTCGCCGCGGTCGTCCTGCTGCAGCAAGCTCTCGACGTGGAGAAGAACAGCGGGCGACCTCCCGGAACCCCCGTCCCCCCGGCCCAGGAGCCCGCCTGA
- the mltG gene encoding endolytic transglycosylase MltG, producing the protein MSTRAAATESPASGATGPSVPEEGDHAAPLSRRAAREASERAGAPETAPEAAGAPTEAAAPAAPAPTPVPPTATPAQAAAPAPRPAEPRSATPVSSASLEDLFTGSHTTDDLGAPPPPPSKRKRRKGGWIALGIILVLLGGAAAGGLWVWNTYEDKIREVMGWEEPKDYEAGLANGEVVVTVLSGDTGGPISQTLYDAGVTKTPDAFYDYLIDNSLNPPFVPGAFKLQKQMTSEAALNALLDPANKLENTAQLREGLTVEQSLPKLAEGTGLPLEDFQAAVANPADYGVPADSLEGWLFPATYTFDPGVTAPQVIQTLVDRTVQSLDSAGVPVDDRQRILTVASIIQREARFEEDFYKVSRVIENRLDPSNQETFGKLQMDSTAQYGYGEIHDGTASSSEEALNDPNLWNTYVHTGLPIGPIANPGDVAIDAAMHPADGPWLYFVTVNLDTGETIFTSTYAEHLKYVKQMQTWCSDHPDSGC; encoded by the coding sequence ATGAGCACGCGTGCGGCGGCGACGGAGTCTCCGGCCTCCGGTGCCACCGGTCCGTCCGTGCCGGAGGAGGGCGACCACGCGGCGCCCCTGTCGCGACGCGCCGCCCGCGAGGCGAGTGAGCGGGCCGGCGCCCCCGAGACCGCGCCCGAAGCCGCCGGAGCGCCCACCGAGGCTGCGGCACCTGCAGCACCGGCACCGACACCCGTCCCGCCGACCGCAACGCCCGCGCAGGCCGCTGCGCCGGCGCCGCGCCCCGCGGAGCCCCGTTCCGCGACGCCTGTGTCGTCCGCGTCGCTGGAGGACCTGTTCACGGGCTCGCACACGACCGATGACCTGGGCGCGCCGCCCCCGCCTCCCAGCAAGCGCAAGCGTCGCAAGGGCGGCTGGATCGCGCTCGGCATCATCCTGGTGCTGCTCGGCGGCGCTGCCGCCGGCGGCTTGTGGGTGTGGAACACCTACGAGGACAAGATCCGCGAGGTGATGGGCTGGGAAGAGCCCAAGGACTACGAGGCCGGGCTCGCCAACGGCGAGGTGGTCGTGACGGTCCTTTCCGGCGACACCGGGGGCCCCATTTCGCAGACCCTCTACGACGCGGGCGTGACGAAGACGCCGGACGCGTTCTACGACTACCTGATCGACAACTCGCTGAACCCTCCGTTCGTACCCGGCGCGTTCAAGCTGCAGAAGCAGATGACGTCGGAGGCGGCGCTGAACGCGCTGCTGGACCCCGCGAACAAGCTGGAGAACACCGCGCAGCTGCGCGAGGGCCTCACGGTCGAGCAGTCGCTGCCCAAGCTGGCCGAGGGTACCGGGCTGCCGCTCGAGGACTTCCAGGCGGCTGTGGCGAACCCTGCCGACTACGGCGTGCCGGCCGACAGCCTGGAGGGGTGGCTGTTCCCCGCCACGTACACCTTCGACCCGGGCGTGACAGCCCCGCAGGTCATCCAGACGCTCGTGGATCGCACCGTGCAGTCTCTGGACTCGGCAGGAGTGCCGGTGGATGACCGCCAGCGCATCCTCACCGTCGCCTCGATCATCCAACGCGAGGCGCGGTTCGAGGAGGACTTCTACAAGGTGTCCCGGGTGATCGAGAACCGTCTCGATCCGAGCAACCAGGAGACCTTCGGCAAGCTGCAGATGGACTCGACGGCCCAGTACGGCTACGGCGAGATCCACGACGGCACGGCCAGTTCGTCCGAGGAAGCACTGAACGACCCGAACCTGTGGAACACCTACGTGCACACGGGATTGCCGATCGGCCCGATCGCGAACCCCGGAGACGTCGCGATCGACGCGGCGATGCACCCGGCGGACGGCCCGTGGCTGTACTTCGTCACGGTCAACCTCGATACCGGGGAGACGATCTTCACGAGCACCTACGCCGAGCACCTGAAGTACGTGAAGCAGATGCAGACCTGGTGTTCCGACCACCCGGACTCGGGGTGCTGA
- a CDS encoding shikimate dehydrogenase, with the protein MFRPPGLGVLTDRTRLTVWGDPIAHSRSPQLHAAAYGVLGLDWTYDRRRVAASEFSDALASLDDGWRGLSVTFPLKAEAFSAARTLDRRAELTGAVNTLLLEAPGPRGFNTDVGGITRSLQEHGLAEVPDARIIGAGATATSALVALSELGARRVEVAARRPEAVAPLIDLGERLGVTVVAIPLAARAFTAVALSIATLPGDTALPEAVNESLAASGGPLLDVVYGTWPTALADAWQRTGGTAISGLGMLLHQAVLQVRVFVSGDPNTELTDERAVLAAMRSAVVGD; encoded by the coding sequence GTGTTCCGACCACCCGGACTCGGGGTGCTGACCGACCGCACGCGGCTGACCGTCTGGGGCGATCCGATCGCCCACAGTCGTTCTCCGCAGCTGCACGCGGCGGCCTACGGCGTGCTCGGACTCGACTGGACGTACGATCGACGCCGAGTCGCGGCATCCGAGTTCTCGGACGCGCTCGCATCCCTGGATGACGGATGGCGCGGCCTGTCGGTGACGTTCCCGCTCAAGGCGGAGGCGTTCTCGGCGGCGAGAACGCTGGACCGTCGCGCGGAGCTCACCGGCGCCGTCAACACACTGCTCCTGGAGGCCCCCGGTCCGCGTGGCTTCAACACCGACGTCGGTGGCATCACGCGCAGCCTGCAGGAGCACGGGCTCGCGGAGGTGCCGGACGCCCGCATCATCGGCGCCGGCGCGACGGCGACGTCTGCGCTGGTCGCGCTGAGCGAATTGGGTGCGCGCCGGGTCGAGGTCGCCGCCCGGCGCCCCGAAGCCGTCGCGCCGCTGATCGACCTAGGGGAGCGCCTCGGCGTCACCGTTGTCGCCATCCCGCTCGCCGCCCGAGCCTTCACCGCCGTGGCGCTGTCGATCGCCACGCTGCCGGGGGACACCGCGCTGCCCGAGGCTGTCAATGAATCACTCGCCGCATCCGGTGGCCCGCTGCTGGATGTCGTCTACGGGACATGGCCCACGGCGCTGGCCGATGCCTGGCAGCGAACCGGCGGTACCGCCATCTCCGGCCTCGGGATGCTGCTGCATCAGGCCGTTCTGCAAGTGCGGGTCTTCGTTTCGGGAGATCCCAACACCGAATTGACCGACGAACGCGCCGTGCTCGCCGCGATGCGTTCTGCGGTCGTGGGAGACTAG
- the aroC gene encoding chorismate synthase: MLRVLTAGESHGPELVAIMEGLPSGVPISSVDIRADLARRKLGYGRGSRMKFEEDELTISSGVRHGFSLGSPIALRIGNTEWPKWVEVMSPEPIELTEKSRGRGAALTRPRPGHADLVGMQKYDFDEARPILERASARETAARVALGAVARAFLSELGIRLVSHTLSIGPVRVPEDAALPSPDDVELLDADPLRCFDAATSARMVAEVDDARKDGDTLGGVVEVLAYGLPPGLGSHVQWDRRLDGKLAQALMSIQAIKGVEVGDGFVTTTRRGSEAHDELFATASGITRSSDRAGGTEGGMSTGTVLRVRAGMKPIATIPHALRTVDVVTGETAAAHHQRSDVCAVPAAGVVAEAMVAIVLAEVVLEKFGGDSVGETRRNLESYLAAIPATLQTTAESDIALAGA, from the coding sequence ATGCTCCGCGTGCTCACGGCCGGCGAATCGCACGGCCCAGAACTCGTCGCCATCATGGAGGGCCTGCCCTCCGGTGTGCCGATCTCCTCTGTCGACATCCGTGCTGATCTGGCGCGCCGCAAGCTCGGCTACGGCCGCGGTTCGCGGATGAAGTTCGAGGAGGACGAACTCACGATCTCCTCGGGCGTGCGCCACGGCTTCAGCCTGGGCAGCCCGATCGCGCTGCGCATCGGCAACACCGAATGGCCCAAGTGGGTCGAGGTGATGTCGCCGGAGCCCATCGAGCTGACCGAGAAGTCCCGTGGTCGCGGTGCGGCGCTGACGCGCCCGCGCCCCGGCCATGCCGACCTGGTCGGCATGCAGAAGTACGACTTCGACGAGGCGCGCCCCATCCTCGAGCGCGCGAGTGCCCGTGAAACGGCGGCACGCGTCGCCCTCGGCGCCGTCGCCCGTGCGTTCCTGTCCGAGCTCGGCATCCGTCTCGTCAGCCACACGCTGTCGATCGGTCCGGTGCGCGTCCCCGAGGACGCCGCGCTTCCGTCGCCCGACGACGTCGAGCTGCTGGACGCCGATCCGCTCCGCTGCTTCGACGCGGCCACGTCGGCCCGCATGGTCGCCGAGGTGGATGACGCGCGCAAGGACGGCGACACCCTCGGCGGTGTGGTCGAGGTGCTCGCCTACGGTCTGCCGCCCGGGCTCGGGTCCCACGTGCAGTGGGACCGCCGCCTCGACGGCAAGCTCGCACAGGCGCTGATGAGCATCCAGGCCATCAAGGGCGTGGAGGTGGGCGACGGCTTCGTCACCACGACCCGCCGCGGCTCCGAGGCGCACGACGAGCTCTTCGCCACCGCATCCGGAATCACGCGCTCCAGCGACCGCGCCGGCGGCACCGAGGGCGGCATGTCCACGGGCACGGTCCTGCGCGTCCGCGCCGGCATGAAGCCCATCGCGACGATCCCGCACGCGCTGCGCACGGTCGACGTCGTGACGGGCGAGACCGCCGCCGCGCACCACCAGCGTTCCGACGTCTGCGCCGTCCCGGCCGCAGGCGTCGTTGCAGAGGCCATGGTCGCGATCGTCCTGGCCGAGGTCGTGCTGGAGAAGTTCGGCGGCGACAGCGTCGGCGAGACGCGGCGCAACCTGGAGTCGTACCTCGCGGCCATCCCCGCGACGCTGCAGACGACCGCCGAGAGCGACATCGCTCTCGCGGGGGCATGA
- a CDS encoding shikimate kinase: MTAPRRAIVLIGPMGAGKTSIGRRAAKALGVEFYDSDIAVVRAHGPIEQIFAEHGEEQFREWEREAVLEGLSRRGIVALGGGAVLDPLTRTALAEHHVVLLTVQPRVVASRIRDTNRPLLQSDDAMARWTEILQARRPIYEELADVTFDTSSGPLQSVTEAIVHWANTAWAHGPQQEESE, from the coding sequence ATGACAGCCCCACGGCGCGCCATCGTCCTGATCGGCCCCATGGGTGCGGGCAAGACGAGCATCGGCCGACGCGCGGCGAAGGCTCTGGGCGTCGAGTTCTACGACTCGGACATCGCCGTCGTACGCGCTCATGGTCCGATCGAGCAGATCTTCGCCGAGCACGGCGAGGAGCAGTTCCGCGAGTGGGAGCGCGAAGCGGTGCTCGAAGGACTCTCGCGTCGCGGCATCGTGGCGCTGGGCGGGGGAGCAGTCCTGGACCCGCTGACTCGAACGGCCCTCGCCGAACACCATGTCGTGCTCTTGACAGTGCAGCCGCGCGTCGTCGCCTCCCGCATCCGCGACACCAACCGTCCGCTGCTGCAATCCGACGACGCGATGGCGCGCTGGACCGAGATCCTGCAGGCACGACGCCCGATCTACGAAGAACTCGCCGATGTGACCTTCGATACATCGAGCGGTCCGCTGCAGTCGGTGACCGAAGCGATCGTCCACTGGGCGAACACAGCATGGGCGCACGGCCCGCAGCAGGAGGAAAGCGAATGA
- the aroB gene encoding 3-dehydroquinate synthase: MSETTTISVAGDASYDILVGRGLLADLGSALPPGARKVLVVHPPTLAAEAAKLRESLMGEREVLLAEIPDAEQGKRIEVAAFCWQVLGQADFTRTDVVVGFGGGAVTDLAGFVAATWLRGIEVVQVPTTVLGMVDAAVGGKTGVNTAEGKNLVGAFWAPRIVLCDLDVLDSLSANERVAGFAEVVKAGFIWAPEILDLIEADPEAAVDPRSPAFRRCIELAIEMKARVVGEDLREAGLREILNYGHTVGHAIEHAERYRWRHGAAISVGMMFAAELSRLAGRLSDEGVQRHRDILTTLGLPTTYRGGAWPQLLATIKRDKKTRGAMLRFIVLDDIARPTVLQAPDESLLFAAYQEIAG, from the coding sequence ATGAGCGAGACCACGACCATCTCGGTGGCAGGAGACGCGAGCTACGACATCCTGGTGGGTCGAGGCCTGCTCGCCGACCTGGGTTCCGCTCTGCCGCCGGGAGCGCGCAAGGTGCTCGTCGTGCACCCGCCGACCCTGGCCGCGGAGGCGGCGAAGCTTCGCGAGTCCCTGATGGGCGAGCGCGAGGTGCTGCTGGCCGAGATCCCCGACGCCGAGCAGGGCAAGCGCATCGAAGTCGCGGCGTTCTGCTGGCAGGTGCTGGGTCAGGCCGACTTCACGCGCACCGACGTCGTCGTCGGGTTCGGCGGGGGAGCGGTCACCGACCTCGCCGGGTTCGTCGCGGCGACCTGGCTGCGCGGCATCGAGGTCGTCCAGGTACCCACGACGGTGCTCGGCATGGTCGATGCGGCCGTCGGCGGCAAGACCGGCGTCAACACCGCCGAGGGCAAGAACCTCGTCGGCGCCTTCTGGGCGCCGCGCATCGTGCTGTGCGATCTGGACGTGCTCGACTCGCTCTCCGCGAACGAGCGCGTGGCGGGGTTCGCCGAGGTCGTCAAGGCGGGCTTCATCTGGGCACCCGAGATCCTCGATCTCATCGAGGCCGATCCCGAGGCGGCGGTCGATCCGCGCAGCCCGGCGTTCCGACGCTGCATCGAGCTCGCGATCGAGATGAAGGCCCGCGTCGTGGGGGAGGACCTGCGCGAGGCGGGGCTCCGCGAGATCCTGAACTACGGTCACACGGTCGGGCACGCGATCGAGCACGCCGAGCGGTACCGGTGGCGCCACGGCGCGGCGATCTCGGTGGGCATGATGTTCGCCGCCGAACTGTCGCGTCTGGCCGGTCGGCTCTCGGATGAGGGGGTCCAGCGTCATCGCGACATCCTGACCACCCTCGGGCTGCCCACCACCTACCGCGGCGGTGCCTGGCCGCAACTCCTGGCGACGATCAAGCGCGACAAGAAGACACGGGGCGCGATGCTGCGTTTCATCGTCCTGGATGACATCGCGCGTCCGACCGTGCTCCAGGCGCCGGACGAGTCGCTGCTGTTCGCGGCGTACCAGGAGATCGCGGGCTGA
- a CDS encoding GNAT family N-acetyltransferase, whose translation MTDSPESSLTVRRIRADEWELVRSLRLAATADPDAGIAFLETHESASAHPEEFWVTRTEDAALSETVAQFLAVSDGDVVGTASVLVRATGQRDHLGRIVDDRRADVVGVYVDPAGRGTGAIDALLAAAGAWVATLGLREIHLDVHRDNLRAQGAYRRAGFAPTGETLTGPIGPELVMAKRLA comes from the coding sequence ATGACCGATTCACCGGAGTCCAGTCTCACCGTCCGGCGCATCCGCGCGGACGAGTGGGAGCTCGTGAGGTCGCTGCGCCTCGCGGCGACCGCCGACCCGGACGCGGGAATCGCATTCCTGGAGACCCACGAATCCGCATCGGCGCATCCCGAGGAGTTCTGGGTCACCCGCACCGAGGACGCCGCCCTGAGCGAGACGGTCGCGCAGTTCCTCGCCGTGAGCGACGGCGACGTCGTGGGCACCGCGTCCGTGCTGGTGCGGGCGACGGGCCAGCGCGACCACCTCGGGCGGATCGTCGACGACCGCCGCGCCGACGTCGTCGGCGTCTACGTGGACCCGGCCGGTCGCGGTACCGGAGCGATCGATGCCCTGCTCGCCGCGGCGGGCGCCTGGGTTGCGACTCTGGGGTTGCGCGAGATCCATCTCGACGTGCACCGCGACAATCTCCGCGCGCAGGGCGCCTACCGTCGTGCAGGGTTCGCGCCGACCGGCGAGACGCTCACCGGACCGATCGGCCCGGAACTCGTGATGGCGAAGCGACTGGCCTGA
- a CDS encoding type II 3-dehydroquinate dehydratase, translated as MTVLRRLLLVNGPNLNLLGIREPDIYGSETLQDVEALVTRTAAAHGFEVDAVQSNHEGVLIDAIHAARETCAGIVINPGGLTHTSVVLRDALSGVALPVAEVHISDVMAREEFRHFSYVKDVAIVHVIGEGVPGYAVATNRLISLITGTATD; from the coding sequence ATGACCGTGCTTCGCCGCCTGCTGCTCGTGAACGGGCCCAACCTCAATCTGCTCGGCATCCGTGAGCCCGATATCTACGGCTCCGAGACGCTGCAGGATGTCGAAGCACTCGTCACGCGCACCGCCGCCGCGCACGGGTTCGAGGTCGACGCGGTCCAGAGCAACCACGAAGGCGTGCTGATCGATGCGATCCACGCGGCGCGCGAGACGTGCGCGGGCATCGTGATCAACCCCGGGGGGCTGACGCACACCTCCGTCGTGCTGCGCGACGCGCTGTCCGGCGTCGCGCTCCCGGTGGCCGAGGTGCACATCTCCGACGTGATGGCGCGCGAGGAGTTCCGGCACTTCTCGTACGTCAAGGACGTCGCCATCGTGCACGTGATCGGCGAAGGCGTGCCCGGCTACGCCGTCGCGACGAACCGGCTGATCAGCCTCATCACCGGCACGGCGACCGACTAG
- the efp gene encoding elongation factor P, whose product MASTADIKNGVVLSIDGQLWNVIEFQHVKPGKGGAFVRTKLKNVVSGKTVDRTYNAGAKIEIENVDRRDFTYLYNDGDAFVFMDVEDYDQLTVPGTVVGDAANFLLENQQVQIALNNGNPLYVELPASVVLEITYTEPGLQGDRSSAGTKPATVETGYEIQVPLFLETGTKVKVDTRTGDYLGRVN is encoded by the coding sequence ATGGCATCCACCGCAGACATCAAGAACGGCGTCGTCCTCAGCATCGACGGTCAGCTCTGGAACGTCATCGAGTTCCAGCACGTCAAGCCGGGCAAGGGCGGTGCATTCGTGCGCACCAAGCTCAAGAACGTCGTCTCGGGCAAGACCGTCGACCGCACGTACAACGCCGGCGCGAAGATCGAGATCGAGAACGTCGACCGCCGTGACTTCACGTACCTGTACAACGACGGAGACGCCTTCGTCTTCATGGATGTCGAGGACTACGACCAGCTCACCGTTCCGGGCACGGTCGTCGGCGACGCCGCCAACTTCCTCCTGGAGAACCAGCAGGTCCAGATCGCGCTGAACAACGGCAACCCGCTCTACGTCGAGCTCCCGGCATCCGTGGTTCTGGAGATCACCTACACCGAGCCCGGCCTGCAGGGCGACCGCTCGTCGGCCGGCACCAAGCCCGCGACCGTCGAGACCGGCTACGAGATCCAGGTGCCGCTGTTCCTCGAGACCGGCACCAAGGTCAAGGTCGACACGCGCACCGGTGACTACCTCGGGCGTGTGAACTGA
- the nusB gene encoding transcription antitermination factor NusB: MSARTKARKRALDILFQADVRGDDLSQILAAEAKRAVNEPSREASWLYAREIVDGVIDNRDAIDEQITTFAKDWSLARMPAVDRAILRMGVWELLYNDEVPSGVAIDEAVELAKEFSTDDSGSFVHGVLGRVVRSG, encoded by the coding sequence TTGAGCGCCCGCACGAAGGCGCGCAAACGCGCGCTCGACATCCTTTTCCAGGCCGACGTCCGTGGCGACGATCTCTCGCAGATCCTCGCCGCCGAAGCCAAGCGCGCCGTGAACGAACCCTCGCGTGAGGCCTCCTGGCTCTATGCCCGGGAGATCGTCGACGGCGTCATCGACAACCGCGACGCGATCGACGAGCAGATCACCACCTTCGCCAAGGACTGGTCGCTGGCCCGCATGCCCGCGGTCGATCGCGCGATCCTGCGCATGGGCGTCTGGGAGCTGCTCTACAACGACGAGGTGCCCTCGGGTGTCGCGATCGACGAGGCCGTCGAGCTGGCCAAGGAGTTCTCCACGGACGACTCGGGCTCGTTCGTCCACGGCGTGCTCGGACGGGTCGTCCGCTCCGGCTGA